CCCAAGGGCAGGTTATCCGCGTGTTACTGAGCAATATGCCGAGGGCTTACCCCTCTCAACTCGCATGGCTTAGTCGGACCCCGATAGCAGTAGCCTCTGGCAGGATCAACCAGAGTTACTTATACACACTTATTGAATTTTCTTAAATTAAACTATCGTAATTGTTGGAGGAACTATTATATTTTATTTTTATATTTAAGGTACAATAGTTCCTTGTTAATTCCCAATCTATTGATTGGAATTAATCGAACTGTCACGCCAATGTCAGACGAGAACCTGCGTTCTTGTCTCCATTTAATGTATCGTGGCTGGAAAGCAGCTCATCACATCCAGGTTTTGTCCGTCAATCAGAGCCGACGCCAATATTTAACCACGAAGTTAAACGTAAATAAATATTTGTTGTATTTTTCAAAACGCAACATTTCCCTTGTGTTTCCACACGCGGGAAGTGTATTATATGTTTTTTTCCGTATATAACACTTTCCCTCGTGCAGTATTTTTTTTCTGCACGGTTCCGGTGTTTATCCGAAAAACATATTTGTTTTTCCTACAACACACATTCCTGTTTTCACAAGCAGGAAGCGTCCTGTATGTTTTAAACCGTATATAACAGTTTCCCTTGAACAATATTTTTTGAACAATAAGAAAAAAAGAGAATCAGAAATTAAGCCGTTTTACTTAATTTCATAATAGCAGCCGCAATATCTCCTTTTGTTTCTTTGAGTGTATTGCGTGCATCGGTTTCACTCGACTTTGACTGTTCCATCACAAGCTTGATATCTTCTTCAGGTATCGTGGCCTCGCGGACGACTTCCTGCGGTGTTCCAGTTACTTGATAGGTTTTCATGCCCCTTGCATCCATTATCGTGACCTGGGCATCCCTGAAAACAATGTCTTTTTGAGGAGTGCGGATGATCACTTCTTCAACTCCCTCTATTTCATTGACATCAATTCCCATCTGCTTCATCATCGAAGCCATCTTTCGCGGGTTTATACCTTTACCAAGTCCGGGAAACATTTATCTCACCCGCAGCTGCTACATCCTGAGCCACATTTGGGGGCATTGGGATTGTCTATAACAAAACCTTTGCCATATTCATTATCTATGAAATCAATTTTGAAATCCTCAATATCTTCTTTAATATCTTTACTGAAAAATATCTTTATTCCATTACTTTCAGAAATAGCATCCTCATTTTTAGCCTCTTTTTCAAGCGTCAGACCATATTGTATCCCGCTGCAGCCGCTTCCAGCTGCGAAAACGCGTAATCCGTGGTCGGTTTTCTTTTCTTTTTCAAGCAATTCTTTTAATTCTGCCGCAGCAGCATCTGTAATCTCGATCATTTGCGTTCTCCTTTTTCCTTCTACGTTTTGTATATATATAAATGTAGTATCCGCATTCGCATCTAAAAAAGGCTTAAATAGTAAAAGAACGACTTAAATAGTGGAGGCTGATTATGACTAGAGACGAATTGCTTGAAAAAGTACGGTTATCACGCCCGGCAGTGACAGTTGTCGGTCTGGGTGGTGCTGGCTGTAATATCACAACATGGATAGCAGATAAAAAACTTGCAGGTGGCAAAATAATAGGAGCCAATACCGATGCAGGGCATCTTAGCACAATGACCAGGGCAGATAAGGTAATACTGCTTGGTGAAAAACTATGCAAAGGGCATGGCTGCGGCGGATATCCCGAAAAAGGCGCTGAAGCTGCAAGAGAAAACCTTGATGAAGTTAAGGAAGAACTACAGGGCACAAATCTTCTTTTCCTTGTGGCAGGCCTCGGCGGCGGGTCAGGTACAGGCTCAATACCTGTTTTTGCAACAGTCGGACGAGAAGTAGGCGCTCTTACCATTGCATGTGTGACAATTCCTTTTACCATCGAAATGACACGCCGGGAAAAAGCACGCGAAGCTATAAAATCACTGGCAGAGAATTGTGATTCCATAGTTGTGATTGACAACTCAAAACTAAGGGAAGTAGCAGGAAACCTGCCGCTCAAAGATGCACTATCGGTTGCAAATGCGCTGGTAGGAGCATTTGTTAAAAACATAACAGATACAATAACCCAGCCCAGTCTTGTGAACCTTGACTACTCTGACCTTCGCGCAGTAATGGAACGCGGGGGTATTTCTTCAATCGGTATCGGTGAAGGTGACGGGCCGACCCGTGTAGAAAAAGCAGTATCCCAGGCTTTATCAACACCATTACTTGACATTACCGACATCACCACCGCATACGGTGTCCTGATCCACATAGTAGGAGGCGAGGACATGACCCTTGAGGAAGTAGCAGTTGCAGGCGAACAAATAATGGACAAGGTCCCCAATACGAAGCGCGTTATATGGGGCGCAAAAGTTGACCCTGATCTTTCAGGAAGAGTACGGGTAATGGCAGTACTCACCGGAGTCACATGCCCGTTCCTTAGCGGTATGCAAAAACCTGCGCCAGCCGTAATTCCCAAAGAAGTTGCAAAACCACTACGCCAGGCCATGGAACACATGGTAGAAGCATTACCACAGGAAAAAATATCAAGAGCTGCGGTATTTAGTAAGGAAAGGTAAGAATTTTAGATTTC
This region of Candidatus Methanoperedens sp. genomic DNA includes:
- a CDS encoding nascent polypeptide-associated complex protein, with protein sequence MFPGLGKGINPRKMASMMKQMGIDVNEIEGVEEVIIRTPQKDIVFRDAQVTIMDARGMKTYQVTGTPQEVVREATIPEEDIKLVMEQSKSSETDARNTLKETKGDIAAAIMKLSKTA
- a CDS encoding iron-sulfur cluster assembly accessory protein produces the protein MIEITDAAAAELKELLEKEKKTDHGLRVFAAGSGCSGIQYGLTLEKEAKNEDAISESNGIKIFFSKDIKEDIEDFKIDFIDNEYGKGFVIDNPNAPKCGSGCSSCG
- the ftsZ gene encoding cell division protein FtsZ translates to MTRDELLEKVRLSRPAVTVVGLGGAGCNITTWIADKKLAGGKIIGANTDAGHLSTMTRADKVILLGEKLCKGHGCGGYPEKGAEAARENLDEVKEELQGTNLLFLVAGLGGGSGTGSIPVFATVGREVGALTIACVTIPFTIEMTRREKAREAIKSLAENCDSIVVIDNSKLREVAGNLPLKDALSVANALVGAFVKNITDTITQPSLVNLDYSDLRAVMERGGISSIGIGEGDGPTRVEKAVSQALSTPLLDITDITTAYGVLIHIVGGEDMTLEEVAVAGEQIMDKVPNTKRVIWGAKVDPDLSGRVRVMAVLTGVTCPFLSGMQKPAPAVIPKEVAKPLRQAMEHMVEALPQEKISRAAVFSKER